The following are from one region of the Thermoproteus uzoniensis 768-20 genome:
- a CDS encoding PaREP1 family protein has product MEQVRALEAPLPKPSSESYVSARLLEALVEAGLALRFLREGLVRNAAGKAFQAWRALMAALLRLELDKLKSLAKTEDERRWLESTAVPRLPTGRMKTLSQMLEQIGYSDISLWTAMALELHDYQYHGPDPDMAWSKYRSSEEAAYDVAKLVQGVAKYAEFLKPRVKWGEELEKALESLRGAAQ; this is encoded by the coding sequence GTGGAGCAGGTTAGGGCATTGGAGGCTCCGTTGCCGAAACCCTCAAGCGAGAGCTACGTCTCTGCCCGCCTCCTGGAGGCCCTCGTGGAGGCCGGGCTGGCTTTGAGATTTCTGAGAGAGGGCCTTGTGAGGAACGCCGCGGGGAAGGCCTTCCAGGCGTGGAGGGCGCTTATGGCCGCCTTGCTAAGGCTTGAGTTGGACAAGTTGAAATCTCTCGCCAAGACCGAGGACGAGAGGCGTTGGCTTGAGTCTACGGCGGTGCCCCGACTACCCACCGGGAGGATGAAAACTCTCTCCCAGATGCTGGAGCAGATAGGCTATTCGGATATCTCTCTGTGGACGGCCATGGCGCTTGAGCTACACGACTACCAGTACCACGGGCCGGATCCAGACATGGCGTGGTCGAAATATAGGAGTAGTGAGGAGGCGGCCTACGACGTGGCCAAGCTCGTGCAGGGAGTAGCCAAATACGCCGAGTTCCTCAAGCCCCGAGTCAAATGGGGCGAAGAGCTAGAGAAGGCGCTGGAGAGTCTGAGGGGCGCGGCCCAATAG
- a CDS encoding MBL fold metallo-hydrolase: protein MKVVEVLDGLRRVDLEPGGFSDLVSVYVADGGRSLAVFEGGPAVSASDLVSALRSFGKPVEAVFLTHVHIDHYGGAGAVAGLGGGTRFYVHPRGAKVLPNPDIIWAPARAAMGWLGELYGRPLEIPADRSVETKDGDRIAVGDVSVEVIHTPGHASHHQSFLVEPWGVLFVGDAAGIYLRDLDYVIPTTMEPLRLDLYIDSVKKLIRRGPRYIAYTHYDLLPGAVSMLERHLSQLEVWSRSAEEAAREGLDAGELEAILAERDQGLRRAYEGLKARRAHYHLFRMAVEGILNYFKKG, encoded by the coding sequence ATGAAGGTCGTGGAGGTGCTGGACGGTCTGCGCCGCGTGGATCTGGAGCCGGGCGGCTTCTCGGACCTCGTGTCGGTCTACGTCGCCGACGGGGGGAGATCCCTCGCCGTGTTCGAGGGTGGACCCGCCGTGTCTGCCTCCGACCTGGTCTCGGCGCTCCGCTCCTTCGGGAAGCCTGTCGAGGCCGTCTTTCTGACTCACGTCCACATCGACCACTACGGGGGGGCAGGCGCCGTGGCTGGGCTGGGCGGGGGGACCCGCTTCTACGTACACCCCAGAGGCGCCAAGGTCCTGCCGAACCCAGACATAATATGGGCTCCGGCCCGGGCGGCCATGGGCTGGCTGGGGGAGCTCTACGGCCGCCCTCTAGAGATCCCGGCGGATAGGTCGGTGGAGACCAAGGACGGCGACAGGATAGCGGTGGGCGACGTGTCGGTCGAGGTGATACACACGCCGGGCCACGCCAGCCACCACCAGTCCTTCCTGGTCGAGCCCTGGGGCGTTCTGTTCGTGGGGGACGCCGCCGGGATATATCTGAGAGATCTCGACTACGTGATCCCCACCACCATGGAGCCTCTGAGGCTCGACCTGTACATAGACAGCGTCAAGAAGCTTATCCGGAGGGGGCCGAGGTACATCGCCTACACCCACTACGACCTCCTCCCCGGCGCCGTCTCTATGCTGGAGCGCCACTTGTCCCAGCTGGAGGTGTGGAGCAGGAGCGCGGAGGAGGCGGCGAGGGAGGGGCTGGACGCCGGGGAGCTCGAGGCGATTCTGGCCGAGAGGGACCAAGGCTTGAGGAGGGCCTACGAGGGGCTTAAGGCCAGGAGAGCCCACTACCACCTATTCCGGATGGCCGTAGAGGGGATCTTGAACTATTTCAAAAAGGGGTAG
- a CDS encoding APC family permease: protein MSKEEQVKLRRSLTMLDYFMLSLTGMVGSGWLFAALGAAGYMGPAAILSWIIAGIMFIFMVFSFAELGGVFPFSGALARYNHYTHGILSNYLLAWAYTLGAITTLSVEAIAIVEYASYYAPQLWNSDLGILTPLGVAAAVALLLLFFFIQVVGVHIYGWFNRFITAWKLIVPLTTVVLLIALYFHPDYVVGNLPGGFAPYGYEALFSGMILSGIVWAYQGFRQGLEYAGEGKNPQRDVPLGVIAAILVTMALYVLLQIAFIGAVNWQAAGVNPGDWKSLAQSDWSAHPFVSEAMATGIPILAGLALLLLSDAVISPAGTLAVYVGTAGRNLYGMARMGYIPSAFSKIHSEFRTPWVALLAASVIAMVFLVPHPEWYAVMSYSVIVTLYGYLMGGLTNHALRRLAPDLKRPFNPPAWQIFYPLSFLVSSLLIYWSSWPYVDAAIVSMLIGLPLLLLGPYKEAMRMSKGETTAFSIAYWALLAVVVAAWHLGWLSGMGPIASFIVYWLALAALQIAAFAYLWSKSRHPDVKAASWIPMFNIALAAVSYFGSLGGLSSPAIPYPWDSLVWAAITLVIYYYGVSVAYETPDLKEVRTRGLPVE from the coding sequence ATGTCGAAAGAAGAGCAGGTCAAACTGCGTAGGTCCCTCACGATGTTGGACTACTTTATGCTTTCGCTGACCGGCATGGTGGGCTCCGGCTGGCTGTTCGCGGCGCTCGGCGCTGCGGGATACATGGGGCCTGCCGCAATACTGTCGTGGATAATCGCCGGCATTATGTTCATATTCATGGTCTTTTCCTTCGCAGAGCTCGGAGGCGTCTTCCCGTTCAGCGGAGCCCTCGCCCGCTACAACCACTACACGCACGGCATATTGAGCAACTACCTCCTGGCCTGGGCCTACACGCTGGGCGCCATAACGACTCTCTCCGTCGAGGCCATAGCCATAGTCGAGTACGCCAGCTACTACGCTCCCCAGCTCTGGAACTCCGACCTAGGCATTTTGACGCCGCTGGGCGTCGCCGCCGCCGTCGCGCTCCTCCTCCTGTTCTTCTTCATACAGGTGGTAGGCGTCCACATATACGGATGGTTCAACCGCTTCATAACCGCCTGGAAGCTCATAGTGCCTCTAACCACCGTGGTGCTCCTCATAGCGCTCTACTTCCACCCCGACTACGTCGTGGGCAATCTGCCCGGCGGATTCGCGCCCTACGGCTACGAGGCCCTCTTCTCCGGCATGATACTGTCCGGCATAGTCTGGGCCTACCAAGGCTTTAGGCAAGGCCTCGAATACGCCGGCGAGGGCAAGAACCCGCAGAGGGACGTCCCGCTGGGCGTCATAGCGGCTATATTAGTCACCATGGCCCTCTACGTACTGCTCCAGATAGCCTTCATAGGGGCCGTCAACTGGCAGGCAGCCGGCGTCAATCCCGGCGACTGGAAAAGCCTCGCCCAATCGGACTGGTCGGCCCATCCGTTCGTCAGCGAGGCCATGGCGACGGGCATACCGATATTGGCCGGCCTGGCGTTGTTGTTGCTCAGCGACGCCGTGATCTCGCCCGCCGGCACGCTGGCGGTCTACGTGGGCACGGCCGGCAGGAACCTATACGGCATGGCCAGGATGGGCTACATACCCTCCGCCTTCTCCAAGATACACAGCGAGTTCAGGACGCCTTGGGTAGCCCTCCTAGCGGCCAGCGTCATAGCCATGGTGTTCCTCGTCCCCCACCCCGAGTGGTACGCCGTCATGTCCTACTCGGTCATAGTGACCCTCTACGGCTACCTTATGGGCGGCTTGACCAACCACGCCTTGAGGCGGCTGGCGCCCGACCTCAAGAGGCCGTTCAACCCGCCTGCCTGGCAGATCTTCTACCCGCTGAGCTTTCTGGTGTCGTCCCTCTTGATATACTGGTCGTCTTGGCCCTACGTCGACGCCGCCATAGTCAGCATGTTGATAGGGTTGCCGCTCCTGCTCCTGGGCCCCTACAAGGAGGCCATGAGGATGTCTAAGGGCGAGACCACGGCCTTCTCGATAGCGTATTGGGCCCTGCTCGCGGTGGTCGTCGCGGCTTGGCACCTCGGCTGGCTCTCCGGCATGGGCCCGATCGCGTCGTTTATCGTCTACTGGCTGGCCCTAGCCGCCCTGCAGATAGCCGCCTTCGCCTATCTCTGGTCCAAGTCGAGGCACCCCGACGTCAAGGCGGCCAGCTGGATACCCATGTTCAACATAGCGCTTGCGGCCGTCTCCTACTTCGGCTCCCTCGGCGGACTCTCCAGCCCCGCAATACCCTACCCCTGGGACTCTCTGGTCTGGGCCGCCATAACGCTCGTGATCTACTACTACGGAGTCAGCGTGGCCTACGAGACGCCCGACCTCAAGGAGGTGAGGACGAGGGGCCTCCCCGTCGAGTGA
- a CDS encoding HEPN domain-containing protein, giving the protein MSLEVAEEYLKRAEEYLKAARTLLGEGLYNAAAVSAEIAAQLSVKALLIKLGVEPPRTHAVRTLLGVVAKYLGGEAADFAAQYRRELIILEDARSLGQYGVPGVDRERAEIAVKTAEAVVDLVKRLWSR; this is encoded by the coding sequence ATGAGTCTTGAGGTGGCAGAGGAATATTTAAAGAGGGCCGAGGAGTACCTAAAGGCGGCCCGCACGCTGCTCGGCGAAGGTCTGTACAACGCCGCGGCTGTAAGCGCCGAGATCGCCGCCCAGCTGTCGGTCAAGGCTTTATTGATCAAGCTTGGGGTAGAGCCCCCTAGAACTCACGCCGTAAGGACGCTTCTCGGCGTAGTCGCTAAATATCTAGGCGGCGAGGCGGCAGACTTCGCGGCTCAATACCGGCGGGAGCTAATAATACTTGAAGACGCCCGGAGCCTTGGGCAGTACGGCGTGCCGGGCGTCGACCGAGAAAGGGCCGAGATAGCAGTGAAGACCGCCGAGGCGGTTGTGGACCTCGTAAAGAGGCTATGGAGCCGTTGA
- a CDS encoding nucleotidyltransferase domain-containing protein: MEPLRRIEALRRWREIAEAILPTLRKYGVECYVFGSAVAGRVTGSSDLDILLFVEEGDPLDVKAEVLAEAEAVLGELAYLLDIKVAYVKDREKPPYIWFLRDAVRLC; the protein is encoded by the coding sequence ATGGAGCCGTTGAGGCGGATCGAGGCCCTAAGGCGGTGGAGAGAAATCGCAGAGGCGATACTGCCGACGCTTAGGAAGTACGGCGTCGAGTGCTACGTCTTCGGCTCGGCCGTGGCTGGGAGAGTCACGGGCTCCAGCGATTTAGACATTCTTCTATTCGTAGAGGAGGGGGATCCCCTAGACGTTAAGGCCGAGGTTCTGGCGGAGGCCGAGGCAGTCCTCGGAGAGCTGGCCTACCTCCTCGACATAAAGGTGGCCTACGTCAAGGACAGAGAAAAGCCGCCCTACATCTGGTTCCTAAGAGACGCCGTCAGGCTCTGCTGA
- a CDS encoding PaREP1 family protein — MNVGAPVDLLKEAERRGVDLVDLLSRALELDPPRRASAHFELAVKYLEEGRGLVDKDPVQASEKLYKAAEEAVKALAVALGLDEAEKAGEMGRWTATLLFSAVDKIAEKRGREFKLWWKSAWFLHVEGFHEARLTVAQVRDEVEYVEKIVEAAAEAVEGKPPRGQSA; from the coding sequence ATGAACGTGGGGGCTCCCGTCGATCTGCTTAAGGAGGCGGAGAGGCGGGGGGTAGATTTAGTGGATCTGCTGTCTAGGGCGCTGGAGCTGGATCCCCCTAGGCGCGCTTCTGCGCATTTTGAGCTTGCTGTTAAATATCTGGAGGAGGGGAGGGGGCTAGTCGATAAGGATCCGGTGCAGGCCAGCGAGAAGCTGTACAAGGCGGCCGAAGAGGCGGTGAAGGCGCTGGCCGTCGCCCTGGGACTTGACGAGGCGGAGAAGGCTGGGGAGATGGGCAGGTGGACGGCTACCCTCCTCTTCTCTGCCGTAGACAAGATCGCGGAGAAGAGGGGGAGGGAGTTTAAGCTTTGGTGGAAAAGCGCGTGGTTTCTCCACGTGGAGGGTTTCCACGAGGCTAGGCTCACGGTGGCGCAGGTTAGGGACGAGGTGGAGTACGTAGAGAAGATAGTGGAGGCCGCGGCTGAGGCAGTGGAGGGCAAACCGCCGCGGGGGCAGAGCGCCTAG
- a CDS encoding AbrB/MazE/SpoVT family DNA-binding domain-containing protein, translating into MVSKKNTVYIPKEIADALGIGEGSLLELRVEGGTLVAVPISSPLRLALEGSKFAKTTVDEFEREGEEKQGWRGYFSTPRLSCPYWGRDGGAAPALKRLNPLSRRGEVKLYCSDCRLCGRSQRPISILRE; encoded by the coding sequence ATGGTGTCTAAGAAAAACACTGTGTATATTCCTAAAGAGATAGCTGACGCGCTGGGCATTGGGGAGGGGTCTCTGCTGGAGCTCCGGGTGGAGGGAGGCACGCTGGTGGCCGTGCCGATCTCCAGCCCGCTTAGGCTGGCCCTCGAGGGGTCTAAGTTCGCCAAGACTACCGTGGACGAGTTCGAGAGGGAGGGCGAGGAGAAGCAGGGGTGGAGAGGGTACTTCTCGACACCCCGTTTATCTTGCCCATATTGGGGTCGAGATGGAGGGGCGGCGCCGGCGCTGAAAAGGCTTAATCCGCTGTCGAGAAGAGGCGAGGTGAAGCTCTATTGCTCGGACTGTAGGCTTTGTGGAAGATCGCAAAGACCAATTTCGATATTAAGAGAGTAG
- a CDS encoding MBL fold metallo-hydrolase, with the protein MYLHIIGSGAGGSPGSKRWRAANLLETDGGLVVVDCGVGCHYRLSDRGLLTEIDYVFVTHSHMDHFLGLPEALFQAHIEGRRKRLVVVAPKIVARTIEAASPHLLKNINYQLEIRPAAPGPLLELSGLRVEAAQACHHTAEEAYAYRVESGASLVFTGDTSPNCEPVRRLSRGVDVLVHEATCNEQNAGVCSKYGHTTTLQAIAEADAVGARLLVLTHIDEGFNPTVHKDVERTGRKDVIVAEDNMWLRI; encoded by the coding sequence ATGTACCTACACATAATCGGGTCGGGCGCCGGGGGGAGCCCCGGCTCCAAGAGGTGGAGGGCGGCGAACCTCCTCGAGACGGACGGAGGCTTGGTAGTCGTCGACTGCGGCGTCGGCTGCCACTACCGCCTATCGGATAGAGGGCTGCTCACCGAGATAGACTACGTCTTTGTGACGCACAGCCACATGGACCACTTCCTCGGCCTCCCGGAGGCCCTCTTCCAGGCACATATAGAGGGCAGAAGGAAGAGGCTCGTCGTCGTGGCGCCGAAGATAGTGGCGAGGACCATAGAGGCCGCCTCGCCCCATCTGCTCAAGAACATAAACTACCAGCTCGAGATAAGGCCAGCCGCGCCGGGCCCTCTCCTGGAGCTCTCCGGCCTAAGGGTCGAGGCGGCCCAGGCGTGCCACCACACCGCCGAGGAGGCCTACGCCTATAGGGTAGAGAGCGGCGCGTCGTTGGTGTTCACCGGCGACACCTCGCCCAACTGCGAGCCCGTGAGGCGGCTGAGCCGCGGAGTCGACGTGTTGGTCCACGAGGCCACGTGCAACGAGCAGAACGCCGGCGTCTGCTCCAAGTACGGCCACACCACGACTCTACAAGCTATAGCGGAGGCCGACGCCGTCGGGGCGCGCCTGCTGGTCCTCACCCACATAGACGAGGGGTTCAACCCTACGGTGCACAAAGACGTCGAGAGGACAGGCAGGAAGGACGTGATAGTCGCCGAGGACAACATGTGGCTGAGGATCTAG
- a CDS encoding ABC transporter ATP-binding protein, translating into MLLLKDVVKTYKGFTLRVESLEIPDRHYVVVLGPSGSGKTTLLRIIAGLERPDRGSVILDGRDITNLPVWERDVGIVFQSYALYPHLTVFDNIAMPLKNKKLPKSEIKRRVEEIAAVLNIADQLHKYPNQLSGGQQQRVAIARALVKEPKVLLLDEPLSNLDARLRLEVRGFLKELQRRLGATVLHVTHDQEEAMALGDLLVVINNGRIEQVGPPDELYARPKSLFVFQFLGLSNLVPAKLLGLDGEFSVGFRPEDVALGEGDHKAKVLRVEYLGPYKLYELDFNGVRIKARAPPAAAFEEGDVVPFRVDVKKIIRFG; encoded by the coding sequence ATGCTCCTCCTCAAGGACGTAGTCAAGACCTACAAGGGCTTCACCCTGCGCGTCGAGTCGTTGGAGATACCCGACAGACACTACGTCGTGGTCCTAGGGCCCTCCGGCTCCGGCAAGACGACCCTCCTCCGCATAATTGCCGGGCTCGAGAGGCCGGACAGAGGCTCGGTTATCCTCGACGGGAGGGACATCACGAATCTGCCGGTGTGGGAGAGGGACGTAGGGATAGTGTTCCAGAGCTACGCCCTATACCCCCACCTCACAGTCTTCGACAACATAGCCATGCCCCTCAAGAACAAGAAGCTCCCCAAATCCGAGATAAAGAGGAGGGTCGAGGAGATAGCGGCAGTCCTCAACATAGCCGACCAGCTCCACAAATACCCCAACCAGCTGTCGGGAGGACAACAACAGAGAGTCGCCATAGCTAGAGCCCTAGTGAAGGAGCCCAAGGTGCTGTTGTTGGACGAGCCCCTCAGCAACCTCGACGCCAGGCTGAGGCTGGAGGTCCGCGGCTTCCTCAAGGAGCTCCAGAGGAGGCTCGGCGCGACGGTCCTCCACGTTACCCACGACCAGGAGGAGGCCATGGCCCTAGGCGACCTGCTGGTGGTCATAAACAACGGCAGGATAGAGCAGGTCGGCCCGCCGGACGAGCTCTACGCAAGGCCCAAGAGCCTCTTCGTGTTCCAGTTCCTAGGCCTCAGCAATCTCGTCCCCGCCAAGCTCTTGGGGCTCGACGGCGAGTTCTCCGTCGGCTTCAGGCCGGAGGACGTGGCGCTCGGCGAGGGCGACCACAAGGCGAAGGTGTTGAGGGTGGAGTACCTAGGCCCCTACAAGCTGTACGAGCTGGACTTCAACGGCGTGAGGATCAAGGCCAGAGCGCCGCCGGCCGCGGCCTTCGAGGAGGGGGACGTCGTGCCGTTCCGCGTAGACGTCAAAAAGATAATTCGGTTCGGGTGA
- a CDS encoding ABC transporter permease subunit: MRDKQILFLALPALIYLFALTIYPIADNAVLSLYERTYEGTFKWVGLGNYLWLFQKDPYGPLVVWNTILYSVATPVISIALAIPIALAVRRLGGKWLLPLMVPAFIPPVTAAMAWYLMLNPLYGLGYYLMKAGLIKTNPIMSVWTVVLVDVWRSLPTAVLVIYSGLRAIPKAVEEAALADGLAGPRKFLAVDLPLVSPQILTAFILTALTGFFTFDPIYIGTAQAGPRILDNLAYYSYEAFSAGEFGYSAMLIVVMTAIGTGLSLAYMKALSARTFVRLPAPAWIPRRELPKALHYAVLALDLAFVALPLGWLLLMSVKPPGEIIQIPPSILPSRLDASNYLQALGGGLPFFLMSIYISAINSVVTVLLAAMTAYQMRVHGLGGGKLVAYILYLMSTPTLVYIVPLFLILRELKILNTLWALVLTYPIMTLPYSIWILYNYYSGFDRRIEEAALADGMNRIKAFAKAILPLSRSGMSVAGLYAFLFSWGALIFPLAFTSTPYNLAKPLSFSGAQTFSIYIGELMSPIAMSYGGVAAAGILSAIPPLVYLVAVRRNLEKIWGAG; this comes from the coding sequence ATGAGGGATAAACAAATCCTTTTTTTGGCCCTCCCCGCACTCATCTACCTTTTCGCCCTGACCATATACCCCATAGCCGACAACGCCGTCTTGAGCCTCTACGAGAGGACCTACGAAGGCACGTTCAAGTGGGTAGGCCTCGGGAACTACCTCTGGCTGTTCCAGAAAGACCCCTACGGGCCTCTGGTGGTCTGGAACACGATCCTCTACTCAGTAGCCACGCCCGTCATATCTATAGCGCTGGCGATACCCATAGCCCTAGCCGTAAGGCGGCTGGGCGGAAAGTGGCTTTTGCCCCTTATGGTGCCCGCCTTCATACCGCCCGTCACGGCCGCAATGGCGTGGTACCTGATGCTCAACCCCCTATACGGGCTCGGCTACTACCTAATGAAGGCCGGCTTGATCAAGACAAACCCCATAATGTCGGTGTGGACCGTGGTGCTTGTCGACGTCTGGCGCTCCCTCCCCACCGCGGTGTTGGTGATATACTCGGGCCTCAGGGCAATACCCAAGGCGGTCGAGGAGGCGGCGTTGGCCGACGGCCTGGCGGGGCCCAGGAAGTTCCTGGCGGTGGATCTGCCCCTCGTATCGCCCCAGATCTTGACAGCCTTCATACTCACGGCGCTTACGGGCTTCTTCACCTTCGATCCCATATATATCGGGACGGCCCAGGCCGGGCCCCGCATACTCGACAACCTGGCCTACTACAGCTACGAGGCCTTCTCCGCAGGGGAGTTCGGGTACTCCGCCATGTTGATAGTTGTGATGACGGCGATAGGGACTGGGCTGTCGCTGGCGTACATGAAGGCCCTATCGGCGAGGACCTTCGTCAGATTGCCCGCCCCTGCCTGGATCCCCAGGAGGGAGTTGCCCAAGGCGTTGCACTACGCCGTGCTGGCGCTGGATCTCGCCTTCGTCGCTCTGCCTCTCGGGTGGCTCCTCCTAATGTCGGTGAAGCCTCCGGGCGAGATAATACAGATCCCGCCCAGCATATTGCCCTCCCGGCTCGACGCGTCCAACTACCTCCAGGCCTTGGGCGGAGGCTTGCCCTTCTTCTTGATGAGCATATACATATCCGCGATAAACTCCGTCGTCACGGTCCTCCTCGCGGCCATGACGGCCTACCAGATGAGGGTCCACGGACTCGGCGGGGGGAAGCTCGTGGCGTATATCCTGTACCTCATGTCCACCCCCACCCTCGTGTACATAGTGCCGCTCTTCTTAATACTTAGGGAATTGAAAATATTAAACACCCTCTGGGCCCTAGTGTTGACGTACCCCATAATGACCCTCCCCTACAGCATCTGGATACTCTACAACTACTACTCCGGCTTCGACAGAAGGATAGAGGAGGCGGCGCTCGCCGACGGGATGAACAGAATAAAGGCCTTCGCGAAGGCGATTCTGCCCCTCAGCAGAAGCGGCATGAGCGTCGCCGGCCTCTACGCGTTCCTATTCTCGTGGGGGGCGCTCATCTTCCCGCTCGCCTTCACGTCGACGCCCTACAATTTGGCCAAGCCGTTGAGCTTCAGCGGAGCCCAGACCTTCTCGATATATATAGGAGAGCTCATGAGCCCCATAGCCATGAGCTACGGCGGGGTGGCCGCCGCGGGCATTCTGAGCGCCATACCGCCGTTGGTGTACCTAGTCGCGGTCAGGCGCAATCTTGAAAAGATCTGGGGCGCCGGGTGA
- a CDS encoding extracellular solute-binding protein, whose product MAINKTLVIAVVVVVIVVAAVVVMLSQQQQQAPSAPSASAPQTSPSSTSQATTGLSGSLTILVPTGDPTLMPYIKLAAAEFMKAHPGVQITIEPVPFGQMVQTALTALQNKNPDPALIIFYPSQASTLAPYLMDLRPYFNSGLFNRSDIPMSAMVSVIVLSKNGTITKIFGVPFQMVFGYVLVYRKSIFNNATLQAEFKQEYGFDLNPLTWSSWDQLIDAAQFLQSKHVAKYALLFPDGLQQAIFNGFITIFYTYALNDSCVGIPADVAKGAVPTQGYWAYFRYTPSGAVNITVGCPSFIQALRTYKKLVQFQPPIDVQAMEYDQLRDLFLTGDYAMVAAWTSFIPIYNNASVSKVAGDIAISPLPGGRNPYGTGLAPTFIGINPYARDPQLAAEFIAFLISPQMYKLGAEKVGFVPATISGIEAAAQVPSMSWLQPFVPLLKAGANVTDLQRLTLVNRVTNFFTDMRPYFINQVANYLRGQQDAETTQMNIYKTWLSIMKIS is encoded by the coding sequence ATGGCGATCAACAAAACTCTGGTAATAGCGGTTGTAGTTGTTGTTATCGTCGTAGCGGCCGTCGTCGTGATGCTCTCCCAGCAACAGCAACAAGCCCCGTCCGCGCCGTCGGCGTCCGCGCCCCAGACATCCCCGTCGTCCACATCACAAGCCACCACCGGCCTCTCGGGCTCCCTCACCATATTGGTGCCCACAGGCGATCCGACCCTCATGCCCTACATAAAGCTCGCCGCGGCCGAGTTCATGAAGGCCCATCCCGGCGTCCAGATAACTATAGAGCCCGTCCCCTTCGGCCAGATGGTCCAGACGGCCCTCACGGCGCTCCAGAACAAGAACCCGGACCCCGCGTTGATAATATTCTACCCGTCGCAAGCCTCCACGTTGGCGCCCTACCTCATGGACCTCAGGCCGTACTTCAACAGCGGCCTCTTCAACAGATCCGACATACCCATGAGCGCCATGGTCTCGGTGATTGTGTTGTCCAAGAACGGAACCATAACTAAGATCTTCGGCGTGCCTTTCCAGATGGTCTTCGGCTACGTCTTGGTTTACAGGAAATCTATATTCAACAACGCCACGTTGCAGGCGGAGTTCAAGCAGGAATACGGCTTCGACCTCAACCCCCTGACGTGGTCCTCCTGGGACCAGTTGATAGACGCGGCCCAGTTCCTCCAGTCTAAACACGTGGCCAAATACGCCTTGCTATTCCCCGACGGCCTTCAGCAGGCCATATTCAACGGCTTCATAACAATCTTCTACACCTACGCCCTCAACGACTCCTGCGTGGGCATACCTGCGGACGTCGCCAAGGGAGCCGTGCCGACTCAGGGCTATTGGGCCTACTTCAGATACACGCCCAGCGGCGCCGTGAATATAACCGTGGGCTGCCCGTCCTTCATCCAGGCGTTGAGGACATACAAGAAGCTCGTGCAGTTCCAGCCGCCTATCGACGTGCAGGCCATGGAGTACGACCAGCTGAGGGACCTCTTCCTCACCGGCGACTACGCCATGGTGGCCGCCTGGACCAGCTTCATACCGATATACAACAACGCATCGGTCTCTAAGGTGGCGGGCGACATAGCCATATCGCCGCTCCCCGGCGGGAGGAACCCGTACGGCACCGGCCTGGCGCCCACCTTCATAGGGATTAACCCGTACGCCCGCGATCCGCAACTGGCCGCCGAGTTCATAGCGTTCTTAATCTCGCCGCAGATGTACAAGCTAGGCGCCGAGAAGGTGGGCTTCGTGCCGGCGACCATAAGCGGCATAGAGGCCGCCGCGCAGGTGCCCTCCATGAGCTGGCTACAGCCCTTCGTGCCTCTGCTCAAGGCGGGCGCCAACGTGACCGATCTACAGAGGCTCACGCTGGTCAACCGGGTGACCAACTTCTTCACAGACATGAGGCCTTACTTCATAAACCAAGTGGCCAACTACCTGAGAGGGCAACAAGACGCCGAGACCACCCAGATGAATATCTACAAGACCTGGCTCAGCATAATGAAGATATCGTAA